AAATGACAAAGAGATAATAAAAAGGGAAAATGTAGTTGATTTTGAGTATCACATAAAACAGATTGAAACTATGAGAAATAAAATGGTTGCCCCAGTTGACACAGTTGGGTGTCATGCCTTAGCAGATAAGAAAGCAGATCCAAAAGTAAATTTATGAATGGTAATATTTAAGATTACATTTTTAGACATATAGATTTCAAGTTCTCCTTTCCTTGCTTTTATCTTCACAAACAAAAGATGAAATAACTGCAGGGGCAATGAATcggttaaaaaattatggaTGCACTGTGGATAACATGATTATTAGCGACAAAGATACacttgaaaatttattaaaacctgtttctttttataaaagaaaagctgtaaatattattgaaattgcaaaaattattaaaaatgagtATGATGAGGATATTCCAAACacatttgaaaatttatgcAAATTACCAGGAATTGGTCCAAAAATGGCTAATCTTGTAATGCTTGTTGCTTGGAAAAAGTGTGTCGGAATTGCTGTGGATACACATATACATCGAATTGCAAATCGCCTTCATTGGGTTAATACAAAAGATCCAATAAAGACGGAGAAAGACATTGAAGATTTTTTACCTCATCATCACTGGAGTACTATTAATAAGTTATTCGTTGGATTTGGGCAGACGATTTGTAAAGCAGTGAACCCATTATGTCAATCatgtttattaaatgatgTCTGCCCTTcagtaaatattaaaaaagaaaaaaaataatattttttttaaagatataatttaagtaattaatacaattttttattttaaaaatttttttaagattacaATAAAAACTAACTATAATTGAGTCACACTTTTCCAATGTAATTATCATATCATGAAAATATGTATTTTGTGTTTTATTCATTGTTATagttatttcattaaaaatgtcTACATTTTATCAAGAATATGATTATAGACTTTCTTCATATAATTATGGAACTGAAATATTAGGTGGATTTGCATTTCCTATCACAGAACCTATATTAAATagtaaaagaataatatctCAACGAGATCTCAATGTTTCCCAAAGAATTCCAGGATTAGAACCATTTTTACTTGGATTTAGTACACCTTTAGTAAATCGAACTATAAACCAAATCGGAGATTCTATGGAAGAAAAAACACACTATGTTGAAAATTCATTTCATACTACAACAAtagattttaataaatatgaaagaagaaatgttttatgtggtaattaatataattttttttaaaaataatgttttaggtaattataatgaaagtgataaacttttttatttatattcagTTAATGAATTAGgatcacaaaaaaaaatatatgaacaTATACTTGAACATCATGAAGGTGAGCGTAAAGTAGAAATGCCtgaaatttgtttaaaaagaagggataaaataaaagaaataaatgaaaaatgtgCAATAAGTATATATGAATCTCTTAATCCAATTATAGAAATGTCAATGtatgaaaatgataatggtcaaaataaaatatggtTAAGAAATACAAAAAGTTTAGATTTGTTTGATTGTAAAAGTAGGGaagctaaaaaaatttataaaggTTATGTAAAAGTACTTAATCAAATTCCTTATATGCCTGATGAAATTTGTTTTACTGATTCATCAGGTTTTGCATGGTATGGTGAAATAGAATCAGCAAATTATATGAGAATGAAATTTAATGATCCTCTTATTAATCTTGTAACAACAGATTCTCCAAGAACTTTTTATGGGTCTAATAATACATGTGTTTATGAGTTTGATTATAGAGAGTGCAGTAATGCACAAGATAATATTGTTATACAGGAAAGTAATTTATTAAGCGATTGTTCAAGTAACGGTTATGATGAATCTCATGTTGATGGAAAGTCTTTatttagtataaaatttttgatttcaCCTCCTGAGCATAGAAATAATCTTATTTTAGTTACTAATAGATTCTACGCCTTATTTGATAATAGATATTTAAGTAAACCAATTTTACGATTACCTCACAATATTTATGATGGTGGAGATTATGTTCATTTTTCACAAAAaggaataaaatttaatccCAGTTCAAATAGTGATATCAATGGCAAACTATATatgatttataatttatcaaaaaatgttGAACCAGGAGTTTGGTATACTGGTTTGTTTcataatgaaaaagaaaatattttttcttctacAAATATAACAT
This Strongyloides ratti genome assembly S_ratti_ED321, chromosome : 2 DNA region includes the following protein-coding sequences:
- a CDS encoding Endonuclease III-like protein 1; this encodes MPTKVSEITRKNCIKHISNSQVKLEMPRKRNISRTDGLVKCNNEKNNSKRNDKEIIKRENVVDFEYHIKQIETMRNKMVAPVDTVGCHALADKKADPKTYRFQVLLSLLLSSQTKDEITAGAMNRLKNYGCTVDNMIISDKDTLENLLKPVSFYKRKAVNIIEIAKIIKNEYDEDIPNTFENLCKLPGIGPKMANLVMLVAWKKCVGIAVDTHIHRIANRLHWVNTKDPIKTEKDIEDFLPHHHWSTINKLFVGFGQTICKAVNPLCQSCLLNDVCPSVNIKKEKK